The genomic stretch TTGTCGGCCTTGGTCAGCACCCTGAGAGGCACCTGACAGACGGCGGCGGTCTGATCCAGCACCCATTGGGCGTCAGGCGTCCAGCAAAGCCGCGCCTTGCGGCACTCGGCTTCCAAAGTGGCGTCGGTCACGTCGCCCGTAAGCGGAGCGATGACGAACGGCCAGAGGTCTTGGATGGGGACGCGCAGCACGAGTTGAACCCGGAGCAGCGTGTCAACGTTCCACCTGTAGTATCCGCCTTCGAGACAGGCGT from Acidobacteriota bacterium encodes the following:
- a CDS encoding helix-turn-helix transcriptional regulator, with amino-acid sequence MNSPTKTLGEQVRRQRQRGGMTCKQVAAIAGIARGSYACLEGGYYRWNVDTLLRVQLVLRVPIQDLWPFVIAPLTGDVTDATLEAECRKARLCWTPDAQWVLDQTAAVCQVPLRVLTKAD